One window of the Amycolatopsis mediterranei genome contains the following:
- a CDS encoding DUF488 domain-containing protein: protein MQPTVVRVARLSDPAGPADGVRVLVERLWPRGTARTAVVLDGWYRGLAPSDDLRTWYGHDPERFAEFAERYRAELREPDRAAALARLRELAGDGPVTLLTASGSPAISQAAVLAAVLTGE, encoded by the coding sequence ATGCAGCCGACGGTCGTCCGGGTGGCGCGCCTGTCCGACCCGGCCGGGCCCGCCGACGGCGTCCGCGTGCTCGTCGAACGGCTCTGGCCGCGCGGCACCGCCCGGACGGCGGTGGTCCTCGACGGCTGGTACCGCGGCTTGGCCCCGTCCGACGACCTGCGCACCTGGTACGGCCACGATCCCGAGCGGTTCGCGGAGTTCGCCGAGCGTTATCGAGCGGAGCTGCGCGAGCCGGATCGTGCGGCGGCGCTGGCCCGGCTGCGCGAGCTGGCCGGAGACGGCCCGGTGACCCTGCTGACGGCGAGCGGATCTCCTGCGATCAGCCAGGCGGCCGTGCTGGCGGCGGTGCTCACGGGGGAGTGA